The following coding sequences are from one Apodemus sylvaticus chromosome X, mApoSyl1.1, whole genome shotgun sequence window:
- the Kcne5 gene encoding potassium voltage-gated channel subfamily E regulatory beta subunit 5 has product MNCSESQRLQTLLNRLLLELHHRGNASSLGVGPGPSMGMGVVPDPFVGREATSAKGNDDAYLYILLIMIFYACLAGGLILAYTRSRKLVEAKDEPPLACVAEQEWVPAAIASADPENGPGLLAEGGRQLAPGALPALAQGAERV; this is encoded by the coding sequence ATGAACTGCAGCGAGAGCCAACGGCTGCAAACTCTCTTGAACCGCTTGCTGCTGGAGCTGCACCATCGTGGCAACGCCAGCAGCCTGGGTGTCGGTCCGGGCCCGAGCATGGGCATGGGGGTCGTCCCTGACCCTTTCGTGGGCCGCGAGGCGACCAGTGCCAAGGGTAATGATGATGCTTATCTCTACATCTTACTCATCATGATCTTCTATGCCTGCCTAGCCGGAGGCCTCATCCTGGCCTACACCCGCTCCCGCAAGCTCGTCGAGGCCAAGGATGAGCCACCCCTGGCTTGTGTCGCCGAGCAGGAATGGGTTCCTGCTGCCATTGCATCTGCCGACCCGGAGAATGGCCCGGGCTTGCTGGCTGAGGGCGGCCGCCAGCTCGCACCAGGGGCGCTGCCTGCGCTGGCTCAGGGCGCTGAGCGGGTCTAG